The stretch of DNA TTTGTTCGAACCCCAAGCACAAACAGAGGCAGGGGTAAATTGACCGGCCGTTCAGGCCGCCAGAAGGAGTAAGTTATGCCGCGTATTTTGGGTGTGGACATTCCCCGTGAAAAAAATGTTTGGATCGCGTTGACCTATCTTTACGGGGTCGGCCGCACGAATTCCAAGGAAATCCTGAAGAAGGCGAAAGTGGATCCGATCAAGCGCGCCAAGGACCTCACGGAAGCCGAGATCTCCACCATCACGACGGTGATCCAGGAAAACGTGAAGATCGAGGGTGATCTGCGCCGTGAAGTGCAGCAGAACATCAAGCGTCTCATGGACATTCGCTGCTATCGCGGCATGCGCCACATCAAGGGCCTCCCTTGCCGTGGACAGAGGACCCATACCAACGCAAGAACGCGCAAGGGCCCGCGGCGCGTCGTCGGCGGAGTCAACAAGAAGCCGCCCGCGCCTAAATAAGGGATAAGAGGAAACCATGGCAAAAAAGAAAAAACTCAAGAGCGTCTCCCGGGCCCACGCCCACATCAACGCGAGCTTCAACAATACGGTGGTCACGATCACCGACCCGCAGGGCAATGCGATTTGCTGGGCCTCTTCGGGTTCCGCGGGCTTCAAGGGTTCTAAAAAGTCGACGCCTTTTGCCGCTCAGGTGGCTTCGGAACAGGCCGCGAAAAAGGCCGCCGAGTTCGGAGTTAAAGAAGTGGAAGTTTTTATTAAGGGACCCGGCGCGGGCCGGGAATCGGCGATTCGCGCTCTCCAGGCCGCCGGCCTTCAGGTGAGCGCCATTCATGACATCACGCCGATTCCGCACAACGGCTGCCGCCCCCCCAAACGGAGGAGAGTGTAATGGGAAGGTATACTGGACCCGCTGTCAGGCTTAGCCGCCGCGAGGGCGTTAACCTTTATTTGAAAGGCAGCCGCCGCTCCGACGACAAGATCGCCAAGCGCCTCGAGCTTCCTCCGGGCATGCACGGCGCGCGCCGCAAGAAATCTTCGGACTACGGCCTGCAGCTTCGCGAAAAGCAGAAGCTTAAGAGGATTTACGGCCTGCTCGAA from Verrucomicrobiia bacterium encodes:
- the rpsM gene encoding 30S ribosomal protein S13 gives rise to the protein MPRILGVDIPREKNVWIALTYLYGVGRTNSKEILKKAKVDPIKRAKDLTEAEISTITTVIQENVKIEGDLRREVQQNIKRLMDIRCYRGMRHIKGLPCRGQRTHTNARTRKGPRRVVGGVNKKPPAPK
- the rpsK gene encoding 30S ribosomal protein S11, coding for MAKKKKLKSVSRAHAHINASFNNTVVTITDPQGNAICWASSGSAGFKGSKKSTPFAAQVASEQAAKKAAEFGVKEVEVFIKGPGAGRESAIRALQAAGLQVSAIHDITPIPHNGCRPPKRRRV